A genomic region of Metopolophium dirhodum isolate CAU chromosome 1, ASM1992520v1, whole genome shotgun sequence contains the following coding sequences:
- the LOC132933649 gene encoding uncharacterized protein LOC132933649 has translation MFRTDDAGPKLWFNEISVTKSIAEREFQKHNYEIAAQYCEKVLAVSKYDLSTRILLSKCQQNLFQPKLAYENHLLAEAEFPNELSVLENRASIMLDNEEFEESLITYLNGVKHRTQPLDFVLGVLKVSEIINGSTNLRKEKYRKPCLGNAVIKLAKLGGLDNGAALHSILSKTKLTCKKRNQSFYLGRLAQDKKYFDNVLKSGGPKRPFYVAEKNIFGHMKRVVDTLDVAYEQFYKRKQIFVYKCDEPKLKGDRLLTQINNSKLIKDMRNLMICKYLNIIVQLLINNEIKEAKLKTELLIEFMEKKSYKFNRILDAIYQSFGMVQYILFQNINRWSIKDNHQRMLVFLGAAKNNIPLQESLFGPLEINPKITIDKLCARFEKTDSIIEKMYIYYEEAKCYLELGSEDLKKARNKATKCLQLAKEINNNTWAVNALILLVSIEFQLDNKPKCCTILYKALVIANKLQVPGVIMFLEKVAKMIFETKAVRTSRIDRKITDVLNFMPDVSARMNAMYKLKRLSTMPINL, from the exons atgttccGAACTGATGATGCAGGACCTAAGTTATGGTTCAATGAGATATCGGTTACAAAATCTATAGCTGAAAGAGAATTTCAAAAGCATAATTATGAAATAG ctGCTCAATACTGCGAAAAAGTATTGGCGGTGTCCAAGTATGATTTAAGCACTAGAATCCTTCTAAGCAAATGTCAACAAAACTTGTTTCAACCGAAATTGGCCTACGAAAATCATTTGCTAGCAGAAGCTGAATTTCCTAATGAATTATCAGTCTTGGAGAACAGAGCAAGTATAATGCTAGACAATGAAGAATTTGAAGAAAGTCTAATCACTTATTTGAACGGAGTAAAACATAGGACTCAGCCATTAGATTTTGTACTGGGAGTTTTAAAG gTGTCAGAAATAATAAACGGCTCGACAAatttaagaaaagaaaaatatagaaaacCTTGTTTGGGAAATGCAGTTATTAAGTTGGCAAAACTGGGGGGTTTGGATAACGGAGCAGCCTTGCACTCGATACTCTCTAAAACAAAACTTACGTGCAAAAAAAGAAATCAATCATTTTATCTTGGTCGTTTAGCACAAGACAAAAAGTACTTCGATAATGTGCTAAAATCCGGTGGTCCTAAGCGGCCCTTTTACGTGGCAGAAAAGAACATTTTTGGTCACATGAAACGAGTAGTCGACACACTAGATGTAGCGTAT gaacaattttataaaagaaaacagATTTTTGTCTATAAATGTGATGAGCCTAAACTGAAAGGCGATAGACTTTtaactcaaataaataattcaaaacttaTTAAAGACATGCGAAATCTTATGATTTGTAAATACTTAAACATTATTGTTCAACTGCTAATAAACAACGAAATCAAAGAAGCTAAATTAAAAACAGAGCTTTTGATAGAGTTTATGGagaaaaaatcttataaattcaACAGAATTTTAGATGCGATTTACCAAAGCTTTGGAATggtgcaatatattttatttcaaaacataaaTCGGTGGAGCATAAAAGATAATCATCAAAGAATGCTAGTTTTTTTAGGAGCTGCTAAAAATAACATACCACTCCAGGAATCTTTATTTGGACCATTAGAAATAAATCCAAA aataaCTATAGATAAATTATGTGCTCGTTTTGAAAAAACGGATTccattatagaaaaaatgtacatatattatgaagAAGCTAAATGTTATCTAGAGTTGGGATCTGAAGACCTTAAAAAAGCTCGGAATAAAGCCACCAAATGTTTACAATTAGCTAaagaaattaacaataatacatgGGCTgtgaatgcattgattttactcGTATCGATTGAATTTCAATTAGACAATAAACCTAAGTGTTGTACCATATTATACAAGGCTCTTGTAATTGCAAATAAGCTCCAAGTGCCGGGAGTCATAATGTTTTTAGAGAAG gtggCTAAAATGATTTTTGAAACAAAAGCTGTACGTACTTCAAGAATCGATAGAAAGATAACTGATGTATTGAATTTCATGCCAGATGTTTCAGCAAGAATGAATGCGATGTACAAGCTTAAACGGTTGTCCACTATGCCGATAAATTTGTAA
- the LOC132936521 gene encoding cullin-3-like produces MERYNDELMEDNVVDDNSNPNEGSHLSMAKDVSKMSIVQKNENIKTNDVIPLYLNEYTECFQSVSKEFLFKYCACCYFKNVEAKIIEEINKMKLETDVQTRIEEYVNIIKTELVIKNMKTIVEMENCGVVYMLRNNQHDDLKWMYNFLSSVNGGVKVMFDGMRPYFREVGESVVLRTKEIYNFNTCVQSLLDLKKKFDDLMVNLFNNDPLFEETIGDEFHYFLNLNSLIPFYLSFFIDEKLRRGNNTYIKNKPKADINNIIFMVKYLMDKKSFEYTYQINLCNRLLHLKFFSVDNENKMIAKLNSTYDNDSGTLFISKLNSMIWDKFVLSKIIMSHYKDRVDVNKCIFGISKSFDFDIDVNVITPVNWPVDRKLKHEIPSFGLCAFNEFKTIYKENIRDNANKKLMLLPQFGTVELNANLYGKPSLDIEFDNELPKNKIKREHRKIKLEVTTYQMCVLDLFNTNNTLTFQEIQNKTKIPKNSLIKSLQDMMYFGNYLKNLLIKTPRDREINMTDTFFINESFECI; encoded by the exons ATGGAACGTTATAATGACGAATTAATGGAAGATAACGTTGTAGACGATAACTCCAACCCAAAcgag ggATCTCATTTGTCTATGGCCAAAGATGTCTCCAAAATGAGTATTGtgcaaaaaaacgaaaatattaagACTAACGATGTAATACCATTGTATTTGAACGAATATACCGAGTGTTTTCAA TCGGTAAGCAAGGAATTCTTATTTAAATACTGTGcatgttgttattttaaaaacgttgaaGCCAAAATAATTGAAGAAATTAACAAAATGAAATTGGAAACTGATGTACAGACTAGAATTGaagaatatgttaatattattaaaacagaaCTCGTCATCAAAAATATGAAGACAATTGTAgag ATGGAAAATTGTGGCGTTGTGTATATGTTGAGGAATAACCAACATGATGATTTGAAATGGATGTACAATTTTTTGAGTTCTGTGAATGGTGGTGTAAAAGTGATGTTTGATGGAATGCGTCCATATTTTCGTGAAGTAGGAGAATCAGTTGTACTTAGAACaaaagaaatttataattttaatacttgtGTTCAG agTTTAttggatttgaaaaaaaagtttgatgatttaatggtaaatttattcaacaatgACCCCTTATTTGAAGAAACTATTGGTGATGAATTTCATTATTTCTTAAACTTGAATTCTTTAATACCTTTTTATCTATCTTTTTTCATTGATGAAAAACTAAGAAGAGGAAACAATacg tatataaaaaataaaccgaAAGCTGATATTAACAACATTATATTCATGGTAAAATATCTTATGGACAAAAAATCGTTTGAATATAcctatcaaattaatttatgcaATAGATTACTTCATTTGAAGTTTTTCAGCGTGGACAATGAGAATAAAATGATCGCCAAACTTAAT agTACATATGACAATGACAGTGGCActttatttatttccaaattaaatAGTATGATATGGGATAAGTTTGTGTTGTCCAAAATTATTATGAGCCACTATAAAGACAGGGTTGATGTAAACAAGTgtattttt GGCATTTCAAAATCTTTTGATTTTGACATTgatgtaaatgtaataactcCAGTTAATTGGCCAGTCGATCGAAAATTAAAACATGAAATACCGTCATTTGGATTGTGTGCTTTTAATGAATTCAAAAC AATCTACAAAGAAAATATCCGGGATAACGCCAATaagaaattaatgttattacctCAGTTTGGTACAGTTGAATTGAACGCAAATTTGTATGGCAAGCCTTCTTTGGATATAGAATTTGATAATgaattaccaaaaaataaaattaagcgGGAACATCGAAAGATCAAACTTGAAGTAACAACTTACCAGATGTGTGTGCTTGACTTGttcaatactaataatacattaacttttcaa gaaatacaaaataaaactaagattcctaaaaatagtttaattaagtCTTTACAAGACATGATGTATTTTGGCAATTATTTGAAGAATTTACTTATCAAAACTCCAAGGGACCGAGAAATAAATATGactgatacattttttattaacgaATCCTTtgaatgtatataa